Proteins co-encoded in one Gleimia hominis genomic window:
- the ybeY gene encoding rRNA maturation RNase YbeY, with protein sequence MSIDVANETEVPIELEDFTRVAEYVLTQMHVSTEAELSILFIDPDPMADLHERWLDLEGPTDVMSFPMDELRPGTAQKPTPPGTLGDIVVCPQVAAQQALSAGHSSMEEMLLLTVHGILHLLGYDHATKAEEAEMFGLQRHLLLTFLAQR encoded by the coding sequence ATGAGCATTGACGTTGCTAACGAAACTGAAGTTCCCATCGAACTGGAAGACTTCACGCGCGTTGCGGAATACGTGCTGACGCAAATGCACGTTTCTACCGAGGCGGAACTGTCGATCCTGTTCATTGACCCCGATCCGATGGCGGACCTGCATGAACGCTGGCTAGACCTGGAGGGACCCACGGACGTGATGAGTTTCCCGATGGACGAGTTACGTCCCGGCACAGCGCAAAAACCTACCCCACCGGGCACGCTCGGGGACATCGTGGTGTGCCCACAAGTTGCAGCGCAGCAAGCGTTGAGCGCGGGCCATTCGTCAATGGAAGAAATGTTGCTGCTGACTGTTCACGGGATCTTACACCTTCTTGGATACGACCACGCAACCAAAGCAGAAGAAGCTGAAATGTTCGGTCTGCAACGCCACCTGCTGCTCACGTTCTTGGCCCAGAGGTAA
- a CDS encoding DUF3097 family protein encodes MFDRYGSDVLRSDPHRANVAEPHPLPADRGLVVEVPADGFVGAVVRVEKSGGVHLVELEDRRGRLRSYPLGKGFWVDGKPVELTAPQGKRNGQGKEQAQPGRTASGSRAAHLERARVARASRIYVEGSHDAELVEKIWGDDLRFEGVVVEFLEGVDHLEDLLEVFGPTRSQRVGVMVDHLVAGSKETRIAKRVMERWPDAVLVLGHPFVDVWQAVKPQRVGLRKWPDVPRGVDIKTASLKALGLAHETREDVGRGWQAILAQVRDYRDLEAPLLGCVEALIDFVTEPGTK; translated from the coding sequence ATGTTTGACCGTTATGGATCCGATGTTCTGCGCTCTGACCCGCACCGCGCTAACGTGGCCGAGCCGCATCCGCTCCCCGCGGACCGAGGCCTAGTGGTTGAGGTTCCAGCGGACGGTTTCGTGGGCGCGGTCGTGCGCGTAGAGAAATCCGGGGGCGTGCACCTAGTTGAGTTGGAGGACCGGCGCGGCAGGCTCCGCTCGTACCCCCTTGGGAAGGGTTTTTGGGTGGATGGCAAACCGGTTGAGCTCACTGCGCCTCAGGGAAAGAGGAACGGGCAGGGGAAAGAGCAGGCGCAGCCGGGTCGGACGGCGTCTGGTTCCCGCGCTGCGCACCTGGAGCGGGCGCGCGTAGCCAGGGCCTCCCGCATCTACGTAGAAGGTAGCCACGATGCGGAACTGGTGGAAAAAATCTGGGGGGACGACCTGCGTTTCGAAGGGGTCGTAGTGGAGTTTTTGGAAGGCGTCGACCACCTGGAGGATCTTCTTGAGGTGTTTGGCCCCACGCGGTCCCAGCGGGTGGGCGTGATGGTGGATCACCTGGTTGCCGGTTCGAAAGAAACCCGGATTGCAAAGCGAGTTATGGAGCGGTGGCCCGATGCGGTCCTGGTGCTCGGACACCCGTTTGTGGACGTGTGGCAGGCGGTGAAACCGCAGCGGGTAGGCTTACGAAAGTGGCCTGATGTGCCGCGCGGCGTGGATATTAAAACTGCCTCGTTAAAAGCACTTGGTTTAGCACATGAAACCCGCGAAGATGTGGGCAGGGGCTGGCAGGCTATTCTCGCTCAAGTGCGCGACTACCGGGACCTCGAGGCGCCACTGCTCGGATGCGTGGAAGCACTGATCGACTTCGTTACTGAACCGGGCACTAAGTAG
- the trmB gene encoding tRNA (guanosine(46)-N7)-methyltransferase TrmB, which yields MRRPVSLVNLRGSSVDIKYPARTKSFARRGRPLHDAMERVWAEHAEEYVAHVPRDGGLTTVDPQFQLDPQVLFARVAPLIVEVGTGNGEQLVAYAQAHPDVNCLGLEVWRPGLAKTVARAVRQGVHNLRLVEADAAQALPTLLPEACAREVWTFFPDPWRKARHRKRRLVNEEFAGTVARLLQDSGVWRLATDWPDYAWQMRDVVEASAWFENPYAGERVAEQDPRGAHGGFAPRFADRIRTRFETRGVEAGRVARDVVGVRVER from the coding sequence ATGCGCCGACCGGTAAGTCTGGTAAATCTGCGGGGAAGTAGTGTGGATATAAAGTACCCGGCTCGAACCAAATCGTTTGCCCGGCGTGGGCGGCCTTTACATGATGCGATGGAACGCGTGTGGGCCGAGCACGCGGAGGAGTACGTTGCGCACGTGCCGCGCGATGGGGGTCTGACCACGGTGGATCCGCAGTTCCAGTTAGATCCACAGGTGCTTTTCGCCCGCGTCGCCCCGCTCATAGTAGAGGTGGGGACCGGGAACGGGGAGCAGTTGGTTGCGTACGCGCAAGCGCACCCGGATGTGAACTGTCTAGGGCTTGAGGTGTGGCGCCCGGGGTTGGCGAAAACAGTGGCGCGGGCCGTGCGGCAGGGCGTGCATAACCTCCGGCTGGTGGAGGCCGACGCCGCGCAGGCACTTCCGACCTTGCTGCCGGAGGCGTGCGCGCGGGAGGTGTGGACGTTCTTCCCAGACCCGTGGCGCAAAGCCCGGCATCGCAAACGCCGGTTGGTGAACGAGGAGTTTGCTGGTACCGTGGCGCGTTTGCTGCAAGATAGTGGGGTGTGGCGGCTAGCTACGGACTGGCCGGATTACGCGTGGCAGATGCGGGACGTGGTGGAAGCTAGCGCGTGGTTTGAAAACCCGTATGCGGGTGAGCGCGTTGCAGAGCAGGATCCGCGGGGTGCGCACGGTGGGTTTGCACCGCGGTTCGCGGATCGGATTCGCACGCGGTTTGAAACCCGGGGAGTGGAAGCGGGCCGGGTAGCCCGCGACGTTGTGGGAGTGCGCGTAGAGCGGTGA
- the recO gene encoding DNA repair protein RecO: protein MRTYRDEGIVLRTHKLGEADRIITVLTRYSGLKRVVAKGVRRTKSKFGARLEPFTVVDAQFYAGRSLDTLTQVQTLRPYGMRIARDHYLYACANVMVEAAEKLSEDDQSPQMYLLLLGALHALAFRRHDADLVMNSFLLRAFALSGWAPSFYNCAVCGRPGPASGFSVEAGGAVCENCRPPGSLAPSLEALALLGDLISGDWARADEAPRGPRRESAGLVNAWVQYHLERRLKSMDVLRRLREV from the coding sequence GTGCGGACGTATCGCGATGAGGGGATAGTGCTGCGCACCCACAAGCTTGGGGAAGCGGATCGCATTATTACTGTACTCACGCGGTATTCGGGGCTTAAACGCGTAGTTGCGAAGGGTGTGCGGCGCACGAAGTCTAAGTTTGGGGCGCGGTTGGAGCCGTTCACGGTGGTGGACGCGCAGTTTTACGCGGGGCGGAGTTTGGACACGCTCACGCAGGTGCAGACGCTGCGTCCGTACGGGATGCGGATTGCCCGCGACCATTATTTGTACGCGTGCGCAAACGTGATGGTGGAAGCCGCGGAGAAGCTCAGTGAGGACGATCAGAGCCCGCAGATGTACCTGCTCTTGCTGGGGGCGTTGCATGCGTTAGCGTTTCGCCGGCACGACGCGGACTTGGTGATGAACTCGTTTTTATTGCGGGCGTTCGCCCTGTCTGGTTGGGCGCCTTCGTTTTACAATTGCGCGGTGTGCGGCCGGCCAGGCCCGGCCAGTGGTTTCAGTGTCGAAGCGGGGGGTGCGGTGTGTGAAAACTGCCGTCCTCCGGGTTCTTTAGCCCCGTCGCTTGAGGCGCTGGCCCTGCTTGGGGATTTGATTTCTGGTGATTGGGCGCGGGCGGATGAGGCTCCGCGGGGCCCGCGGCGGGAGTCCGCTGGGTTAGTTAACGCGTGGGTGCAGTACCATTTGGAAAGGCGGTTGAAATCTATGGATGTGCTCCGCCGGTTACGGGAGGTTTGA
- a CDS encoding hemolysin family protein: protein MTLPVGFLVAGSVVMLWLAGVLVAVETALGSLTRAAIEDLIEEGRKKARRLDQVFEHRRRAMLAARAVRIGVQMVVAAAVTLVIAATGWYWWVVLLGSIFLNWILTYLLVSLLPQAIGYRRPASVALSATGLLELLLRASHLLDPVFTLVKNRIPPAAQTDAQVRAAMTEQMREVVDEVGDPDGFEAEDRQMMRNVFQLGHTYVREVMVPRTDMITINADTSVDKALGLFVRSGFSRIPVIGDDIDDVVGILYFKDVVSKMRSRRVDVTRAVRDVCRPPHFVVEMKRADDELRLMQKERVHMVLVVDEYGGIAGLLTIEDLIEEIVGEVRDEHDRFEVEPQQLEPGVWRISTRLGLDELGELLGMELEDEDVDSVGGLLAKTLGKVPLPGACATALGVEMVADEAVGRRRQVRTVVARKMEDETSELSQ, encoded by the coding sequence GTGACACTCCCAGTGGGCTTCCTTGTAGCTGGAAGCGTGGTGATGCTGTGGCTGGCCGGAGTGCTCGTCGCAGTCGAAACCGCACTCGGTAGCCTCACCCGCGCCGCGATCGAAGACCTAATCGAAGAAGGCCGAAAGAAAGCGCGCCGCCTCGACCAGGTTTTTGAACACCGCCGCCGCGCCATGCTCGCCGCCCGGGCGGTGCGTATCGGAGTGCAAATGGTGGTTGCAGCTGCGGTCACTCTAGTGATTGCGGCAACCGGTTGGTACTGGTGGGTGGTTCTGCTCGGGTCGATTTTCTTAAACTGGATCCTCACCTACTTGCTGGTGTCGTTGCTTCCACAGGCGATTGGCTACCGCCGGCCCGCCTCAGTGGCCCTTTCTGCCACCGGCTTGCTTGAACTGCTGCTGCGCGCCTCCCACCTGCTCGACCCCGTGTTTACACTCGTTAAGAACCGGATCCCACCCGCCGCGCAGACCGACGCGCAAGTGCGGGCGGCGATGACTGAACAGATGCGGGAAGTTGTCGACGAAGTGGGGGACCCGGACGGGTTCGAAGCCGAGGACCGGCAAATGATGCGCAACGTGTTCCAACTTGGCCACACGTACGTGCGGGAAGTGATGGTGCCCCGCACGGACATGATCACCATTAACGCGGATACAAGTGTGGATAAGGCGCTCGGACTATTTGTGCGCTCCGGATTCTCACGCATTCCCGTTATCGGGGATGACATTGATGACGTCGTGGGCATCCTGTACTTCAAAGACGTGGTGTCGAAAATGCGTTCGCGTCGCGTAGACGTCACCCGAGCCGTGCGCGATGTGTGCCGCCCACCCCACTTCGTAGTGGAAATGAAACGCGCGGACGACGAACTGCGCCTCATGCAAAAAGAACGCGTCCACATGGTACTGGTGGTCGACGAATACGGTGGAATCGCGGGCCTGCTCACGATTGAGGATTTGATTGAGGAAATCGTGGGGGAGGTGCGTGATGAGCACGACCGGTTCGAGGTGGAACCGCAGCAGCTGGAACCGGGCGTGTGGCGGATTTCGACCCGACTTGGGTTAGATGAGTTGGGGGAGCTGCTCGGGATGGAACTAGAGGATGAGGACGTGGACTCCGTCGGTGGACTACTAGCGAAAACCTTGGGTAAGGTACCATTGCCGGGGGCGTGTGCGACTGCCCTGGGGGTGGAGATGGTCGCGGATGAAGCAGTGGGGCGCAGACGCCAAGTTCGGACTGTGGTGGCTAGAAAAATGGAGGACGAGACCAGTGAACTTTCCCAGTGA
- a CDS encoding PhoH family protein — MTANSTEEDLNVSDVVTIPEQVEPVRVLGTADQVLRTLQTGFPQVSISSLGHEITVRGPAADVSTVADLVRELISVAQTGQHLDAATVQTAIDLLQGSGTVANTEAILTVKDHQIRAKTDGQQRYVNMIERSTVVFGIGPAGTGKTYLAMAMAVNALLTGQVRRIVLTRPAVEAGESLGFLPGTLTEKIDPYLRPLYDALGDMVDSEALPRLIASGTIEVAPLAYMRGRTLNDAFIILDEAQNTTASQMKMFLTRLGFGSKVVVTGDATQVDLPGSVRSGLATARDILDGIEGIEFCQLTSADVVRHRLVSQIIDAYDRWSEENPQPVNHNRSRRR, encoded by the coding sequence ATGACCGCGAACAGCACAGAAGAAGATCTGAACGTCAGTGACGTAGTTACCATTCCGGAGCAAGTGGAGCCCGTGCGCGTCCTCGGGACGGCCGATCAAGTGTTACGCACCCTTCAGACCGGGTTTCCGCAAGTGTCTATCTCTTCCCTTGGCCACGAGATTACTGTGCGCGGGCCCGCAGCTGACGTGTCGACTGTGGCAGACCTCGTGCGCGAACTTATTTCTGTCGCACAAACCGGGCAGCATTTGGATGCGGCGACAGTGCAGACCGCGATTGATTTACTGCAAGGCAGTGGGACGGTGGCGAATACTGAAGCGATTTTGACGGTTAAGGACCATCAGATCCGCGCGAAAACCGATGGGCAGCAGCGGTATGTGAACATGATTGAGCGGTCCACAGTCGTGTTTGGCATTGGCCCTGCTGGCACTGGGAAGACGTATTTGGCGATGGCGATGGCGGTGAACGCGTTGCTAACCGGTCAGGTGCGGCGCATTGTCTTGACGCGTCCAGCGGTTGAAGCTGGGGAGTCCCTCGGGTTCCTTCCAGGCACTCTCACCGAAAAAATCGACCCGTATTTACGTCCCCTTTACGACGCATTGGGGGACATGGTGGATTCTGAGGCTCTGCCCCGCCTGATCGCTTCCGGCACCATTGAAGTCGCGCCGCTCGCGTACATGCGTGGCCGCACCCTAAATGATGCGTTCATTATTTTAGATGAGGCACAAAACACGACCGCGTCGCAAATGAAAATGTTCCTTACGCGACTTGGGTTCGGGTCGAAAGTGGTGGTGACTGGGGATGCGACGCAAGTGGATCTACCCGGTTCGGTCCGCTCTGGATTAGCGACTGCGAGGGATATTCTGGATGGCATCGAGGGAATCGAGTTTTGCCAGTTGACGTCCGCGGACGTGGTGCGCCACCGGCTCGTGTCACAGATTATCGACGCGTACGATAGGTGGAGTGAAGAAAACCCGCAGCCAGTTAACCACAACAGGAGCCGCCGCAGATGA
- the dnaJ gene encoding molecular chaperone DnaJ, whose translation MNEDYYEILGVSRTASTEEIKKAYRKLSRKLHPDIAGPEKEEEFKRVSVAYETLSNPQKRQRYDMGGSASGASGFGGFDMGDMFGDIFESFMGGMGANASTGRSRRGQDLLSVMTIDLKTAAFGGTEETTINTAVVCPTCEGSCAKPGTSPRTCSQCHGSGTVRRAQNTLLGTMMTSGPCPACGGHGTIIPEPCDECSGEGRVHAKRTVSVDIPAGVSAGTRIRMSGEGEVGPAGGPAGDLYIEIREKPHDIFTRSGDDLLVTLSIPMTLAVLGTTVPLETLDGTEEIEVKPGSQPGEEIVLKGYGVGHLHRNSRGDIRIRLKVEIPKKLSAQEREAFDAFAALRPEASAKAQEHGKPGGFFQFLREKFAGN comes from the coding sequence ATGAACGAAGATTATTACGAAATATTAGGTGTCTCGCGGACCGCATCCACCGAGGAGATCAAGAAGGCCTATCGTAAACTCTCCCGCAAACTCCACCCTGACATTGCGGGCCCCGAGAAGGAGGAGGAGTTCAAACGCGTCTCCGTGGCGTACGAAACTCTCTCAAACCCACAAAAACGCCAGCGCTACGACATGGGTGGAAGTGCGTCTGGGGCAAGTGGCTTCGGTGGATTCGACATGGGCGACATGTTCGGTGACATTTTTGAAAGCTTCATGGGAGGCATGGGGGCGAACGCGTCCACGGGCCGCAGCCGCCGCGGGCAAGACCTGCTGAGCGTAATGACAATCGACCTGAAAACCGCGGCGTTCGGAGGCACCGAAGAAACCACCATTAACACCGCTGTCGTGTGCCCAACGTGCGAGGGATCATGTGCGAAACCGGGTACGTCCCCACGCACCTGCTCGCAGTGCCACGGCTCCGGGACCGTGCGGCGCGCCCAAAACACGCTGCTGGGCACCATGATGACCTCCGGACCCTGCCCCGCCTGTGGTGGCCACGGCACCATCATCCCTGAGCCCTGTGACGAATGCTCCGGTGAAGGCCGCGTCCATGCTAAACGCACCGTGTCCGTCGACATTCCCGCCGGGGTCAGTGCCGGCACCCGCATCCGCATGTCTGGCGAAGGTGAAGTTGGCCCAGCTGGCGGACCCGCCGGTGACCTGTACATAGAGATCCGCGAAAAACCTCATGATATTTTCACCCGTTCGGGCGACGACCTGCTCGTCACCCTGTCCATCCCCATGACGCTCGCGGTGCTGGGCACGACCGTGCCGCTCGAAACGCTGGATGGAACGGAAGAAATCGAGGTGAAACCAGGGTCTCAACCGGGGGAAGAAATCGTTTTGAAGGGGTACGGCGTGGGACATCTGCACCGCAACTCCAGAGGTGACATTCGGATCCGTTTGAAAGTGGAGATCCCCAAGAAGCTCAGTGCGCAAGAGCGGGAAGCTTTCGACGCATTCGCAGCCTTGCGCCCGGAGGCCAGTGCAAAAGCCCAAGAACACGGTAAACCGGGTGGGTTCTTCCAGTTCCTGCGCGAGAAGTTCGCGGGTAACTAG
- the hemW gene encoding radical SAM family heme chaperone HemW, which yields MTFSVSPRSIEPGRDLALYIHVPFCTVRCGYCDFNTYTRGFGAGADLDSYHQSVLAEIDLAARTLAPFEHRPVCSIFFGGGTPSLLDSSHLQVILDYVATRIPVAADAEITLEANPDTVDAQRFDRIAAAGVNRISMGMQSGVKHVLDTLDRTHDPDRIPSLVQAGQQASLDVSLDLIYGTPGESLEDWQCSIETALAAQPDHISTYALVIEPGTKMGRLVRKGDLPQPDPDDEAAKYEIADRMLSANGYAWYEISNWAKLEPGETRGQTDLTHASVHNLAYWKNADWWGVGPGAHSHLGTTRWWNRKHPRAWADSLAAGEPAAGSEELTAEDELLERVMLNIRTADGLALTEIPRPLRGRVQELVGDGLVDPAQVENGRAVLTLRGRLLADYVTRVLTP from the coding sequence GTGACTTTTTCCGTATCCCCACGCAGCATCGAACCCGGTCGCGATTTAGCGCTGTATATTCACGTTCCGTTTTGTACGGTGCGGTGTGGTTATTGCGACTTCAACACGTACACGCGCGGTTTCGGTGCGGGCGCGGATTTGGATTCGTACCACCAGTCGGTTTTGGCCGAAATTGACCTGGCCGCCCGCACCCTGGCCCCCTTTGAGCACCGGCCGGTTTGTTCCATTTTTTTTGGAGGCGGCACCCCGTCTTTACTGGACAGTAGCCATCTGCAGGTTATTTTGGACTATGTGGCGACGCGCATCCCGGTGGCTGCGGATGCGGAAATTACGCTTGAGGCCAACCCGGATACTGTGGATGCGCAGCGGTTCGACAGGATCGCGGCCGCGGGCGTGAACCGGATTTCGATGGGGATGCAGTCGGGGGTCAAACACGTGTTGGATACGTTGGATCGCACGCACGACCCGGACCGTATTCCCAGCCTCGTGCAAGCGGGGCAGCAGGCCAGTCTGGACGTGTCTTTAGATCTGATCTACGGCACCCCGGGGGAGAGTCTGGAAGATTGGCAGTGCAGTATAGAGACCGCCTTGGCGGCGCAGCCGGATCACATTTCCACATACGCCCTGGTGATTGAACCCGGCACTAAGATGGGGCGCCTAGTGCGCAAGGGGGATTTGCCGCAGCCAGATCCCGATGACGAGGCCGCGAAATACGAGATTGCAGACCGGATGCTCAGCGCCAACGGGTACGCGTGGTACGAGATTTCTAACTGGGCGAAACTAGAGCCCGGTGAAACTCGCGGCCAAACGGACCTGACGCACGCGTCCGTGCATAACCTCGCGTATTGGAAAAACGCGGACTGGTGGGGAGTGGGCCCGGGCGCACACTCTCATCTGGGTACGACCCGCTGGTGGAACCGCAAACACCCGCGGGCGTGGGCGGATTCACTAGCGGCCGGAGAGCCGGCTGCGGGGAGTGAAGAACTAACGGCTGAGGACGAGTTGTTGGAGCGCGTCATGCTCAATATTCGCACCGCAGACGGGTTAGCCCTCACCGAGATTCCCAGGCCACTGCGCGGGCGCGTACAAGAGCTCGTGGGCGATGGATTAGTTGACCCGGCGCAGGTAGAGAACGGCCGCGCGGTATTGACCCTGCGGGGCAGGCTGCTAGCGGATTACGTAACGCGCGTGCTCACCCCCTAG
- the era gene encoding GTPase Era codes for MDGPQADVEPLIANYPEGFRAGFVAIVGRPNVGKSTLTNALVGSKVAITSRRPETTRRSIRGVVQGENYQVVLVDTPGYHRPRTLLGQRLNSMVRDSVGQVDAVLFCLPCDQRVGPGDDFIARQLRGLKVPVIAVATKMDAVTQERVMKHLVAIDKLGDWEQIVPVSAATGEQVDHLKDVVASYLPPSPPLYPLDAESDESDEALIAEYVREAALEEIREELPHSLAVSVEEIIERKKKPGQNYPPMLDVHVNVYVERDSQKAIIIGTGGTRIKRIGMKARREVEKLLGRRIYLDLHVRTAKDWQSDPKMLDRFGF; via the coding sequence ATGGACGGGCCACAGGCCGACGTGGAGCCACTAATCGCGAACTATCCCGAAGGGTTCCGGGCGGGTTTCGTTGCGATTGTGGGCCGGCCTAATGTGGGGAAATCTACGCTTACGAACGCGCTGGTGGGGAGCAAGGTGGCGATCACGTCGCGGCGGCCCGAAACGACGCGCCGGTCAATCCGCGGGGTGGTGCAGGGCGAGAACTACCAGGTGGTGCTGGTGGACACTCCCGGCTACCACCGGCCCAGAACCCTGCTGGGGCAGCGGTTGAACTCGATGGTGCGGGATTCAGTGGGGCAAGTTGATGCAGTACTTTTTTGCCTGCCGTGTGACCAGCGGGTGGGGCCGGGCGATGATTTTATTGCCCGCCAACTGCGCGGTCTAAAAGTACCGGTAATCGCCGTGGCAACCAAGATGGATGCGGTGACGCAAGAGCGGGTGATGAAACACCTGGTAGCGATCGACAAGTTGGGGGACTGGGAGCAGATCGTGCCCGTCTCGGCCGCTACCGGTGAGCAGGTGGACCATTTGAAAGACGTAGTTGCGTCTTATTTGCCGCCGTCCCCGCCCCTGTACCCGCTGGATGCGGAGTCGGACGAGTCCGATGAGGCACTTATCGCCGAGTATGTGCGGGAAGCGGCGTTAGAAGAGATTCGTGAGGAACTGCCGCACTCACTGGCAGTTTCGGTGGAAGAAATTATTGAGCGGAAGAAAAAACCGGGGCAGAACTACCCGCCGATGTTGGACGTGCACGTGAACGTGTACGTGGAGCGGGATTCACAAAAGGCGATCATCATTGGTACCGGTGGCACCCGCATAAAGCGCATTGGCATGAAAGCGCGGCGAGAAGTTGAGAAACTGCTTGGCCGGCGGATCTATCTGGACCTGCATGTGCGTACCGCTAAGGATTGGCAGTCGGATCCGAAGATGCTAGATCGGTTCGGTTTCTGA
- a CDS encoding 16S rRNA (uracil(1498)-N(3))-methyltransferase has protein sequence MTAPVFFSSVLADPREVVHLDAPEAKHMRVMRIAVGEAVDLVDGRGTRMSGTYLGQGRVRVQTRVEEPVVSPRITLVQALAKGGRDEQAIEMATEVGVHRVVAWQSERAIVRWGKSASKETASSKVDRGLAKWRRTLEAATKQSRRSRIPDLDYAADLNELLATLKDHRIVVLHEAAELPIEQLDPALLRDPIAIVVGPEGGITDAELTGLTAAGGRACVVGDTVMRSSTAGTVGITLVRHLARA, from the coding sequence GTGACTGCGCCCGTGTTTTTCTCGTCCGTACTCGCGGACCCGAGGGAAGTGGTCCACCTGGATGCGCCAGAGGCCAAGCACATGCGGGTCATGCGCATTGCGGTGGGGGAAGCGGTTGACCTAGTCGACGGGCGCGGTACTCGGATGAGCGGCACCTACCTGGGCCAAGGACGGGTGCGCGTGCAAACCCGCGTTGAAGAGCCGGTGGTATCGCCGCGCATCACCCTGGTGCAAGCGCTCGCCAAAGGTGGGCGGGATGAGCAGGCAATCGAAATGGCCACAGAAGTGGGCGTGCACCGGGTAGTTGCGTGGCAGTCCGAACGCGCCATCGTCCGGTGGGGGAAGTCGGCATCGAAAGAAACGGCTTCCTCAAAAGTGGACCGAGGGCTTGCGAAGTGGCGACGCACCCTCGAGGCAGCTACGAAGCAGTCGCGGCGTTCACGCATCCCGGATTTGGACTACGCGGCCGACCTGAACGAGCTGCTTGCAACACTGAAAGACCACCGGATAGTGGTGCTTCACGAGGCCGCTGAGTTACCGATTGAACAGCTCGACCCCGCGTTGCTGCGCGACCCCATTGCGATAGTGGTGGGTCCGGAAGGCGGCATCACGGACGCGGAGCTGACTGGATTAACAGCGGCGGGTGGGCGCGCATGCGTGGTTGGGGACACGGTGATGCGCTCTTCCACCGCAGGTACCGTTGGGATCACTCTGGTACGTCACCTGGCGCGGGCGTGA
- the hrcA gene encoding heat-inducible transcriptional repressor HrcA has protein sequence MSTHARRLDVLRAIVSDYVSTREPVGSAMLARKYDLGVSPATIRNDMSILEEEGLIFQPHTSAGRIPTVKGYRLFVDQLAEFKPLSAPERRALEVFLTDAADIDDVVDRTVRLLSHLTRQVAIVQYPQHVSANLVGIELVPIGAGRLLVIVIADDGEVAQQVVPDFATDTEQIHKLREHFNQQLVGAPLEQVVAQTDVLTDVDTPLLPVATAISQAIAAASDRKVDDRIVVAGTANLARSGVDFRHTIVPVLDALEEQVALLRLFSALPADNVTVSLGRENQHAGLSETAVVAGSYGDETTTAHLAVVGPLRMDYPGAMNVVRSVGQYLSHFLKNKR, from the coding sequence ATGAGCACGCACGCAAGACGGTTAGACGTGCTGCGGGCAATTGTGTCCGACTATGTCTCTACCCGCGAACCAGTAGGCTCCGCGATGCTGGCGCGCAAATACGACCTTGGGGTGTCACCCGCAACCATCCGCAACGACATGTCAATCTTGGAAGAAGAAGGCCTAATCTTCCAACCGCACACTTCCGCTGGGCGGATCCCAACGGTTAAAGGCTACCGGTTGTTCGTAGACCAACTTGCGGAGTTCAAACCACTGTCCGCGCCCGAACGGCGCGCCCTAGAGGTGTTCCTAACGGACGCCGCAGATATAGACGATGTCGTAGACCGCACCGTGCGCCTCCTCTCGCACCTCACCCGGCAAGTCGCGATCGTCCAGTACCCCCAGCACGTGAGCGCGAACCTCGTGGGCATAGAACTGGTCCCAATTGGGGCGGGCAGACTGCTCGTTATCGTAATCGCAGACGATGGGGAAGTGGCCCAACAGGTAGTGCCCGACTTCGCGACAGACACCGAACAGATCCACAAACTTCGGGAGCACTTCAACCAGCAGTTGGTGGGCGCTCCACTGGAGCAGGTCGTCGCGCAAACCGACGTGCTGACCGACGTGGACACGCCCCTGCTTCCCGTTGCCACCGCAATCAGCCAAGCCATCGCGGCAGCATCGGATCGTAAAGTAGATGACCGCATAGTAGTGGCCGGAACCGCTAACCTAGCGCGGTCCGGAGTGGATTTTCGCCACACAATAGTGCCAGTATTAGACGCGCTAGAAGAACAAGTTGCCCTGCTGCGCCTATTTTCCGCGCTCCCAGCCGACAACGTCACCGTCTCTCTCGGCCGTGAAAACCAACACGCCGGGCTCAGTGAAACAGCCGTTGTGGCCGGATCCTACGGAGATGAAACCACCACCGCGCACCTGGCGGTAGTGGGCCCCCTGCGCATGGACTACCCCGGCGCCATGAACGTGGTGCGCAGTGTCGGACAATACCTGTCACACTTCCTCAAAAATAAACGGTAA